From one Salmo salar chromosome ssa09, Ssal_v3.1, whole genome shotgun sequence genomic stretch:
- the LOC106613025 gene encoding neural cell adhesion molecule 1 isoform X11 encodes MLHAKDFILALLLVGSTVCLEVEITPTQGEISVGESKFFLCEIVGVAKEIDWYSPSGERIEPNKPEITVTRNDESSSTLTLYKAGVDSAGTYKCLATNGDQSAEATVNVKFYQRITFKNAPSPQEFNEGDNANIVCDVISSPPPTIIWKHKGAKIQMEKDVRFKILPNNHLQIRGIKKTDEGSYTCEGRLMARGEIDLKIIRVIVNVLPTIRVWQSEVNATAGVGQSAILTCAADGYPEPMVTWARAGVLLESGDKYSFNEDGSEMTIMEVAKLDEGEYTCIAKNKAGESEQELSLRVFVKPKITFLLNQSTSEMEEQVTLTCEASGDPTPTINWSFGLRPFTEGEQSLDGNVVVRSDARVSSLTLKYANFTDAGQYLCSARNAIGVDSQPAYLEVRYAPKIQGSVTVYTWEGNAANISCEVLAHPSDVSMLWLRDGFQLPNANVTKAKVFQSPTASYLEVTPESENDFGSYNCTASNEMGTESKEFLLIQADVPSAPSLGEVEPFSSSARVEFQEPDATGGVPILQYRAEWKTVGRGSWVQRVYDVQGGALSEVTIIGLKPETNYEVKMSAINGKGEGETSPAVVFKTEPVREPEPPKLEGTLQTKGNSLKVNWLKQDDGGSPITHYLVRYKPKHQADWKPEIRLPSGSEYVVLSGLEWNTEYNVFVVAENQQGKSQPGTLTIRTSPEPAAIPDIDGESALSTGIMAGILILAFVLLLLAVDVTCFFTNKCGLIMCLCGKPGSGAKGHNLEQGKAAFLKDESKEPIVEVRTEDECTANHNAGGPTEPSETTPLTEPELAAHTAALALDTLSSVATISDTANTTYDPAQDSPSSESTALTCSLSGLATDPLPAPAPAPTPESNTAPPTPFISTSDITARVAPPVRPPGRQLS; translated from the exons TTGTTGGGGTAGCAAAGGAGATTGACTGGTATTCGCCGAGCGGAGAGAGGATAGAGCCCAACAAACCAGAGATCACCGTAACCCGAAACGACGAGTCCTCGTCCACCCTCACGCTCTACAAGGCCGGGGTGGACAGCGCTGGAACCTACAAGTGTCTGGCCACCAACGGAGACCAGTCAGCGGAGGCCACCGTCAACGTCAAGTTTTACC AAAGGATCACCTTCAAGAACGCCCCCTCCCCCCAAGAGTTCAATGAAGGGGACAACGCCAACATCGTCTGTGACGTCATCAGCTCCCCTCCCCCCACCATCATCTGGAAGCACAAAGGAGCTAAGATTCAGATGGAGAAGGATG TCCGCTTTAAGATCCTACCCAACAACCACCTGCAGATCCGAGGCATCAAGAAGACAGACGAGGGGTCGTACACCTGCGAGGGCCGCCTCATGGCCCGGGGAGAGATTGACCTCAAGATCATTAGGGTCATCGTCAATG TGCTCCCTACCATCCGGGTGTGGCAGTCGGAGGTGAATGCCACAGCAGGCGTGGGCCAGTCTGCCATTTTGACCTGTGCTGCTGATGGATACCCAGAGCCCATGGTGACCTGGGCACG gGCCGGTGTTCTTCTGGAGTCAGGAGACAAGTACAGCTTTAATGAGGACGGTTCAGAGATGACCATCATGGAGGTGGCCAAGCTGGATGAGGGAGAGTACACCTGCATCGCTAAGAACAAGGCTGGGGAGAGCGAACAGGAACTCAGCCTCAGGGTGTTTG TGAAACCTAAGATCACCTTCCTGCTGAACCAGAGCACGTCTGAGATGGAGGAGCAGGTGACTCTGACGTGTGAGGCGTCAGGGGACCCCACCCCCACCATCAACTGGAGCTTCGGCCTGCGCCCCTTCACTGAGGGAGAGCAG AGTCTGGATGGGAACGTCGTAGTGAGGAGTGATGCTCGTGTGTCCTCCCTCACGCTGAAGTACGCCAATTTCACCGACGCTGGCCAGTACCTGTGCTCTGCACGCAACGCCATCGGAGTGGATTCTCAACCCGCCTACCTAGAAGTCCGCT ATGCTCCTAAGATCCAGGGCTCAGTGACAGTGTATACCTGGGAGGGGAATGCAGCTAACATCAGCTGTGAGGTCCTGGCCCACCCCAGTGACGTGTCCATGCTGTGGCTGAGGGACGGGTTTCAGCTTCCCAACGCTAACGTCACCAAAGCCAAGGTTTTCCAGAGCCCCACAGCCAGCTACCTGGAG gTCACTCCAGAGTCTGAGAATGACTTTGGGAGCTACAACTGTACTGCTTCCAATGAGATGGGCACAGAATCCAAGGAGTTCCTCCTCATTCAGGCTG atgtcCCATCAGCCCCGTCCCTCGGGGAGGTGGAGCCGTTCTCCAGCTCAGCCAGGGTGGAGTTCCAGGAGCCTGACGCCACCGGGGGTGTACCCATCCTCCAATACCGGGCCGAGTGGAAGACTGTGGGCAGGGGCAGCTGGGTGCAGAGGGTCTATGACGTCCAAGGAG GAGCTCTGAGTGAAGTAACCATCATAGGCCTGAAGCCTGAGACCAACTATGAGGTGAAGATGTCAGCCATCAACGGCAAGGGAGAGGGTGAAACTAGCCCCGCTGTGGTCTTCAAGACAGAGCCTGTCc GGGAACCTGAACCGCCTAAGCTGGAGGGAACACTCCAAACAAAAGGCAACTCCCTCAAAGTCAACTGGCTCAAGCAGGATGATGGAGGCTCACCCATCACACACTACCTAGTCCGCTATAAACCA AAGCATCAGGCCGACTGGAAGCCAGAGATCCGGCTGCCCAGTGGCAGTGAGTATGTGGTTCTGAGCGGACTGGAGTGGAACACGGAGTACAATGTGTTTGTGGTGGCAGAGAACCAGCAGGGGAAGTCCCAACCTGGAACCCTGACCATCAGAACCTCTCCAGAACCCGCTGCCATCCCAG ATATAGACGGGGAGTCTGCCCTCTCCACGGGCATCATGGCAGGGATCCTCATCTTGGCCTTCGTCCTGCTGCTCCTGGCTGTGGACGTCACCTGCTTCTTCACCAACAAGTGTGGCCTCATCATGTGTCTGTGTGGCAAGCCAGGCAGCGGGGCCAAGGGACACAACCTAGAACAGGGCAAGGCTGCATTCCT AAAGGATGAGTCCAAAGAACCGATAGTGGAGGTGAGGACAGAGGATGAGTGCACAGCCAATCACAATGCAGGAGGACCCACGGAACCCAGTGAGACCACACCCCTTACAGAGCCAGA gcTTGCCGCTCACACTGCTGCCCTGGCTCTGGACACCCTCTCGTCTGTAGCCACCATCTCTGACACAGCCAACACAACCTATGATCCCGCCCAGGACAGCCCCTCTAGTGAGAGCACCGCTCTCACCTGTAGCCTGTCTGGCCTCGCTACTGACCCCCTGCCTGCCCCCGCCCCAGCACCCACCCCAGAGTCCAACACAGCCCCCCCAACCCCCTTCATCTCCACCTCTGACATCACAGCTAGAGTAGCCCCCCCTGTTAGACCTCCTGGGAGACAGCTCTCCTAG
- the LOC106613025 gene encoding neural cell adhesion molecule 1 isoform X5: MLHAKDFILALLLVGSTVCLEVEITPTQGEISVGESKFFLCEIVGVAKEIDWYSPSGERIEPNKPEITVTRNDESSSTLTLYKAGVDSAGTYKCLATNGDQSAEATVNVKFYQRITFKNAPSPQEFNEGDNANIVCDVISSPPPTIIWKHKGAKIQMEKDVRFKILPNNHLQIRGIKKTDEGSYTCEGRLMARGEIDLKIIRVIVNVLPTIRVWQSEVNATAGVGQSAILTCAADGYPEPMVTWARAGVLLESGDKYSFNEDGSEMTIMEVAKLDEGEYTCIAKNKAGESEQELSLRVFVKPKITFLLNQSTSEMEEQVTLTCEASGDPTPTINWSFGLRPFTEGEQAHLNRIYQASWTRPEQHKSLDGNVVVRSDARVSSLTLKYANFTDAGQYLCSARNAIGVDSQPAYLEVRYAPKIQGSVTVYTWEGNAANISCEVLAHPSDVSMLWLRDGFQLPNANVTKAKVFQSPTASYLEVTPESENDFGSYNCTASNEMGTESKEFLLIQADVPSAPSLGEVEPFSSSARVEFQEPDATGGVPILQYRAEWKTVGRGSWVQRVYDVQGGALSEVTIIGLKPETNYEVKMSAINGKGEGETSPAVVFKTEPVREPEPPKLEGTLQTKGNSLKVNWLKQDDGGSPITHYLVRYKPKHQADWKPEIRLPSGSEYVVLSGLEWNTEYNVFVVAENQQGKSQPGTLTIRTSPEPAAIPDIDGESALSTGIMAGILILAFVLLLLAVDVTCFFTNKCGLIMCLCGKPGSGAKGHNLEQGKAAFLKDESKEPIVEVRTEDECTANHNAGGPTEPSETTPLTEPELAAHTAALALDTLSSVATISDTANTTYDPAQDSPSSESTALTCSLSGLATDPLPAPAPAPTPESNTAPPTPFISTSDITARVAPPVRPPGRQLS, translated from the exons TTGTTGGGGTAGCAAAGGAGATTGACTGGTATTCGCCGAGCGGAGAGAGGATAGAGCCCAACAAACCAGAGATCACCGTAACCCGAAACGACGAGTCCTCGTCCACCCTCACGCTCTACAAGGCCGGGGTGGACAGCGCTGGAACCTACAAGTGTCTGGCCACCAACGGAGACCAGTCAGCGGAGGCCACCGTCAACGTCAAGTTTTACC AAAGGATCACCTTCAAGAACGCCCCCTCCCCCCAAGAGTTCAATGAAGGGGACAACGCCAACATCGTCTGTGACGTCATCAGCTCCCCTCCCCCCACCATCATCTGGAAGCACAAAGGAGCTAAGATTCAGATGGAGAAGGATG TCCGCTTTAAGATCCTACCCAACAACCACCTGCAGATCCGAGGCATCAAGAAGACAGACGAGGGGTCGTACACCTGCGAGGGCCGCCTCATGGCCCGGGGAGAGATTGACCTCAAGATCATTAGGGTCATCGTCAATG TGCTCCCTACCATCCGGGTGTGGCAGTCGGAGGTGAATGCCACAGCAGGCGTGGGCCAGTCTGCCATTTTGACCTGTGCTGCTGATGGATACCCAGAGCCCATGGTGACCTGGGCACG gGCCGGTGTTCTTCTGGAGTCAGGAGACAAGTACAGCTTTAATGAGGACGGTTCAGAGATGACCATCATGGAGGTGGCCAAGCTGGATGAGGGAGAGTACACCTGCATCGCTAAGAACAAGGCTGGGGAGAGCGAACAGGAACTCAGCCTCAGGGTGTTTG TGAAACCTAAGATCACCTTCCTGCTGAACCAGAGCACGTCTGAGATGGAGGAGCAGGTGACTCTGACGTGTGAGGCGTCAGGGGACCCCACCCCCACCATCAACTGGAGCTTCGGCCTGCGCCCCTTCACTGAGGGAGAGCAG GCACATCTAAACAGGATCTATCAG GCCTCTTGGACTCGGCCCGAGCAACACAAG AGTCTGGATGGGAACGTCGTAGTGAGGAGTGATGCTCGTGTGTCCTCCCTCACGCTGAAGTACGCCAATTTCACCGACGCTGGCCAGTACCTGTGCTCTGCACGCAACGCCATCGGAGTGGATTCTCAACCCGCCTACCTAGAAGTCCGCT ATGCTCCTAAGATCCAGGGCTCAGTGACAGTGTATACCTGGGAGGGGAATGCAGCTAACATCAGCTGTGAGGTCCTGGCCCACCCCAGTGACGTGTCCATGCTGTGGCTGAGGGACGGGTTTCAGCTTCCCAACGCTAACGTCACCAAAGCCAAGGTTTTCCAGAGCCCCACAGCCAGCTACCTGGAG gTCACTCCAGAGTCTGAGAATGACTTTGGGAGCTACAACTGTACTGCTTCCAATGAGATGGGCACAGAATCCAAGGAGTTCCTCCTCATTCAGGCTG atgtcCCATCAGCCCCGTCCCTCGGGGAGGTGGAGCCGTTCTCCAGCTCAGCCAGGGTGGAGTTCCAGGAGCCTGACGCCACCGGGGGTGTACCCATCCTCCAATACCGGGCCGAGTGGAAGACTGTGGGCAGGGGCAGCTGGGTGCAGAGGGTCTATGACGTCCAAGGAG GAGCTCTGAGTGAAGTAACCATCATAGGCCTGAAGCCTGAGACCAACTATGAGGTGAAGATGTCAGCCATCAACGGCAAGGGAGAGGGTGAAACTAGCCCCGCTGTGGTCTTCAAGACAGAGCCTGTCc GGGAACCTGAACCGCCTAAGCTGGAGGGAACACTCCAAACAAAAGGCAACTCCCTCAAAGTCAACTGGCTCAAGCAGGATGATGGAGGCTCACCCATCACACACTACCTAGTCCGCTATAAACCA AAGCATCAGGCCGACTGGAAGCCAGAGATCCGGCTGCCCAGTGGCAGTGAGTATGTGGTTCTGAGCGGACTGGAGTGGAACACGGAGTACAATGTGTTTGTGGTGGCAGAGAACCAGCAGGGGAAGTCCCAACCTGGAACCCTGACCATCAGAACCTCTCCAGAACCCGCTGCCATCCCAG ATATAGACGGGGAGTCTGCCCTCTCCACGGGCATCATGGCAGGGATCCTCATCTTGGCCTTCGTCCTGCTGCTCCTGGCTGTGGACGTCACCTGCTTCTTCACCAACAAGTGTGGCCTCATCATGTGTCTGTGTGGCAAGCCAGGCAGCGGGGCCAAGGGACACAACCTAGAACAGGGCAAGGCTGCATTCCT AAAGGATGAGTCCAAAGAACCGATAGTGGAGGTGAGGACAGAGGATGAGTGCACAGCCAATCACAATGCAGGAGGACCCACGGAACCCAGTGAGACCACACCCCTTACAGAGCCAGA gcTTGCCGCTCACACTGCTGCCCTGGCTCTGGACACCCTCTCGTCTGTAGCCACCATCTCTGACACAGCCAACACAACCTATGATCCCGCCCAGGACAGCCCCTCTAGTGAGAGCACCGCTCTCACCTGTAGCCTGTCTGGCCTCGCTACTGACCCCCTGCCTGCCCCCGCCCCAGCACCCACCCCAGAGTCCAACACAGCCCCCCCAACCCCCTTCATCTCCACCTCTGACATCACAGCTAGAGTAGCCCCCCCTGTTAGACCTCCTGGGAGACAGCTCTCCTAG
- the LOC106613025 gene encoding neural cell adhesion molecule 1 isoform X13, with protein sequence MLHAKDFILALLLVGSTVCLEVEITPTQGEISVGESKFFLCEIVGVAKEIDWYSPSGERIEPNKPEITVTRNDESSSTLTLYKAGVDSAGTYKCLATNGDQSAEATVNVKFYQRITFKNAPSPQEFNEGDNANIVCDVISSPPPTIIWKHKGAKIQMEKDVRFKILPNNHLQIRGIKKTDEGSYTCEGRLMARGEIDLKIIRVIVNVLPTIRVWQSEVNATAGVGQSAILTCAADGYPEPMVTWARAGVLLESGDKYSFNEDGSEMTIMEVAKLDEGEYTCIAKNKAGESEQELSLRVFVKPKITFLLNQSTSEMEEQVTLTCEASGDPTPTINWSFGLRPFTEGEQSLDGNVVVRSDARVSSLTLKYANFTDAGQYLCSARNAIGVDSQPAYLEVRYAPKIQGSVTVYTWEGNAANISCEVLAHPSDVSMLWLRDGFQLPNANVTKAKVFQSPTASYLEVTPESENDFGSYNCTASNEMGTESKEFLLIQADVPSAPSLGEVEPFSSSARVEFQEPDATGGVPILQYRAEWKTVGRGSWVQRVYDVQGGALSEVTIIGLKPETNYEVKMSAINGKGEGETSPAVVFKTEPVQGEPEPPKLEGTLQTKGNSLKVNWLKQDDGGSPITHYLVRYKPKHQADWKPEIRLPSGSEYVVLSGLEWNTEYNVFVVAENQQGKSQPGTLTIRTSPEPAAIPDIDGESALSTGIMAGILILAFVLLLLAVDVTCFFTNKCGLIMCLCGKPGSGAKGHNLEQGKAAFLKDESKEPIVEVRTEDECTANHNAGGPTEPSETTPLTEPELAAHTAALALDTLSSVATISDTANTTYDPAQDSPSSESTALTCSLSGLATDPLPAPAPAPTPESNTAPPTPFISTSDITARVAPPVRPPGRQLS encoded by the exons TTGTTGGGGTAGCAAAGGAGATTGACTGGTATTCGCCGAGCGGAGAGAGGATAGAGCCCAACAAACCAGAGATCACCGTAACCCGAAACGACGAGTCCTCGTCCACCCTCACGCTCTACAAGGCCGGGGTGGACAGCGCTGGAACCTACAAGTGTCTGGCCACCAACGGAGACCAGTCAGCGGAGGCCACCGTCAACGTCAAGTTTTACC AAAGGATCACCTTCAAGAACGCCCCCTCCCCCCAAGAGTTCAATGAAGGGGACAACGCCAACATCGTCTGTGACGTCATCAGCTCCCCTCCCCCCACCATCATCTGGAAGCACAAAGGAGCTAAGATTCAGATGGAGAAGGATG TCCGCTTTAAGATCCTACCCAACAACCACCTGCAGATCCGAGGCATCAAGAAGACAGACGAGGGGTCGTACACCTGCGAGGGCCGCCTCATGGCCCGGGGAGAGATTGACCTCAAGATCATTAGGGTCATCGTCAATG TGCTCCCTACCATCCGGGTGTGGCAGTCGGAGGTGAATGCCACAGCAGGCGTGGGCCAGTCTGCCATTTTGACCTGTGCTGCTGATGGATACCCAGAGCCCATGGTGACCTGGGCACG gGCCGGTGTTCTTCTGGAGTCAGGAGACAAGTACAGCTTTAATGAGGACGGTTCAGAGATGACCATCATGGAGGTGGCCAAGCTGGATGAGGGAGAGTACACCTGCATCGCTAAGAACAAGGCTGGGGAGAGCGAACAGGAACTCAGCCTCAGGGTGTTTG TGAAACCTAAGATCACCTTCCTGCTGAACCAGAGCACGTCTGAGATGGAGGAGCAGGTGACTCTGACGTGTGAGGCGTCAGGGGACCCCACCCCCACCATCAACTGGAGCTTCGGCCTGCGCCCCTTCACTGAGGGAGAGCAG AGTCTGGATGGGAACGTCGTAGTGAGGAGTGATGCTCGTGTGTCCTCCCTCACGCTGAAGTACGCCAATTTCACCGACGCTGGCCAGTACCTGTGCTCTGCACGCAACGCCATCGGAGTGGATTCTCAACCCGCCTACCTAGAAGTCCGCT ATGCTCCTAAGATCCAGGGCTCAGTGACAGTGTATACCTGGGAGGGGAATGCAGCTAACATCAGCTGTGAGGTCCTGGCCCACCCCAGTGACGTGTCCATGCTGTGGCTGAGGGACGGGTTTCAGCTTCCCAACGCTAACGTCACCAAAGCCAAGGTTTTCCAGAGCCCCACAGCCAGCTACCTGGAG gTCACTCCAGAGTCTGAGAATGACTTTGGGAGCTACAACTGTACTGCTTCCAATGAGATGGGCACAGAATCCAAGGAGTTCCTCCTCATTCAGGCTG atgtcCCATCAGCCCCGTCCCTCGGGGAGGTGGAGCCGTTCTCCAGCTCAGCCAGGGTGGAGTTCCAGGAGCCTGACGCCACCGGGGGTGTACCCATCCTCCAATACCGGGCCGAGTGGAAGACTGTGGGCAGGGGCAGCTGGGTGCAGAGGGTCTATGACGTCCAAGGAG GAGCTCTGAGTGAAGTAACCATCATAGGCCTGAAGCCTGAGACCAACTATGAGGTGAAGATGTCAGCCATCAACGGCAAGGGAGAGGGTGAAACTAGCCCCGCTGTGGTCTTCAAGACAGAGCCTGTCc AAG GGGAACCTGAACCGCCTAAGCTGGAGGGAACACTCCAAACAAAAGGCAACTCCCTCAAAGTCAACTGGCTCAAGCAGGATGATGGAGGCTCACCCATCACACACTACCTAGTCCGCTATAAACCA AAGCATCAGGCCGACTGGAAGCCAGAGATCCGGCTGCCCAGTGGCAGTGAGTATGTGGTTCTGAGCGGACTGGAGTGGAACACGGAGTACAATGTGTTTGTGGTGGCAGAGAACCAGCAGGGGAAGTCCCAACCTGGAACCCTGACCATCAGAACCTCTCCAGAACCCGCTGCCATCCCAG ATATAGACGGGGAGTCTGCCCTCTCCACGGGCATCATGGCAGGGATCCTCATCTTGGCCTTCGTCCTGCTGCTCCTGGCTGTGGACGTCACCTGCTTCTTCACCAACAAGTGTGGCCTCATCATGTGTCTGTGTGGCAAGCCAGGCAGCGGGGCCAAGGGACACAACCTAGAACAGGGCAAGGCTGCATTCCT AAAGGATGAGTCCAAAGAACCGATAGTGGAGGTGAGGACAGAGGATGAGTGCACAGCCAATCACAATGCAGGAGGACCCACGGAACCCAGTGAGACCACACCCCTTACAGAGCCAGA gcTTGCCGCTCACACTGCTGCCCTGGCTCTGGACACCCTCTCGTCTGTAGCCACCATCTCTGACACAGCCAACACAACCTATGATCCCGCCCAGGACAGCCCCTCTAGTGAGAGCACCGCTCTCACCTGTAGCCTGTCTGGCCTCGCTACTGACCCCCTGCCTGCCCCCGCCCCAGCACCCACCCCAGAGTCCAACACAGCCCCCCCAACCCCCTTCATCTCCACCTCTGACATCACAGCTAGAGTAGCCCCCCCTGTTAGACCTCCTGGGAGACAGCTCTCCTAG
- the LOC106613025 gene encoding neural cell adhesion molecule 1 isoform X16: MLHAKDFILALLLVGSTVCLEVEITPTQGEISVGESKFFLCEIVGVAKEIDWYSPSGERIEPNKPEITVTRNDESSSTLTLYKAGVDSAGTYKCLATNGDQSAEATVNVKFYQRITFKNAPSPQEFNEGDNANIVCDVISSPPPTIIWKHKGAKIQMEKDVRFKILPNNHLQIRGIKKTDEGSYTCEGRLMARGEIDLKIIRVIVNVLPTIRVWQSEVNATAGVGQSAILTCAADGYPEPMVTWARAGVLLESGDKYSFNEDGSEMTIMEVAKLDEGEYTCIAKNKAGESEQELSLRVFVKPKITFLLNQSTSEMEEQVTLTCEASGDPTPTINWSFGLRPFTEGEQASWTRPEQHKSLDGNVVVRSDARVSSLTLKYANFTDAGQYLCSARNAIGVDSQPAYLEVRYAPKIQGSVTVYTWEGNAANISCEVLAHPSDVSMLWLRDGFQLPNANVTKAKVFQSPTASYLEVTPESENDFGSYNCTASNEMGTESKEFLLIQADVPSAPSLGEVEPFSSSARVEFQEPDATGGVPILQYRAEWKTVGRGSWVQRVYDVQGGALSEVTIIGLKPETNYEVKMSAINGKGEGETSPAVVFKTEPVREPEPPKLEGTLQTKGNSLKVNWLKQDDGGSPITHYLVRYKPKHQADWKPEIRLPSGSEYVVLSGLEWNTEYNVFVVAENQQGKSQPGTLTIRTSPEPAAIPATQGCSSVTYTLISLVLSIVAVLLLS; the protein is encoded by the exons TTGTTGGGGTAGCAAAGGAGATTGACTGGTATTCGCCGAGCGGAGAGAGGATAGAGCCCAACAAACCAGAGATCACCGTAACCCGAAACGACGAGTCCTCGTCCACCCTCACGCTCTACAAGGCCGGGGTGGACAGCGCTGGAACCTACAAGTGTCTGGCCACCAACGGAGACCAGTCAGCGGAGGCCACCGTCAACGTCAAGTTTTACC AAAGGATCACCTTCAAGAACGCCCCCTCCCCCCAAGAGTTCAATGAAGGGGACAACGCCAACATCGTCTGTGACGTCATCAGCTCCCCTCCCCCCACCATCATCTGGAAGCACAAAGGAGCTAAGATTCAGATGGAGAAGGATG TCCGCTTTAAGATCCTACCCAACAACCACCTGCAGATCCGAGGCATCAAGAAGACAGACGAGGGGTCGTACACCTGCGAGGGCCGCCTCATGGCCCGGGGAGAGATTGACCTCAAGATCATTAGGGTCATCGTCAATG TGCTCCCTACCATCCGGGTGTGGCAGTCGGAGGTGAATGCCACAGCAGGCGTGGGCCAGTCTGCCATTTTGACCTGTGCTGCTGATGGATACCCAGAGCCCATGGTGACCTGGGCACG gGCCGGTGTTCTTCTGGAGTCAGGAGACAAGTACAGCTTTAATGAGGACGGTTCAGAGATGACCATCATGGAGGTGGCCAAGCTGGATGAGGGAGAGTACACCTGCATCGCTAAGAACAAGGCTGGGGAGAGCGAACAGGAACTCAGCCTCAGGGTGTTTG TGAAACCTAAGATCACCTTCCTGCTGAACCAGAGCACGTCTGAGATGGAGGAGCAGGTGACTCTGACGTGTGAGGCGTCAGGGGACCCCACCCCCACCATCAACTGGAGCTTCGGCCTGCGCCCCTTCACTGAGGGAGAGCAG GCCTCTTGGACTCGGCCCGAGCAACACAAG AGTCTGGATGGGAACGTCGTAGTGAGGAGTGATGCTCGTGTGTCCTCCCTCACGCTGAAGTACGCCAATTTCACCGACGCTGGCCAGTACCTGTGCTCTGCACGCAACGCCATCGGAGTGGATTCTCAACCCGCCTACCTAGAAGTCCGCT ATGCTCCTAAGATCCAGGGCTCAGTGACAGTGTATACCTGGGAGGGGAATGCAGCTAACATCAGCTGTGAGGTCCTGGCCCACCCCAGTGACGTGTCCATGCTGTGGCTGAGGGACGGGTTTCAGCTTCCCAACGCTAACGTCACCAAAGCCAAGGTTTTCCAGAGCCCCACAGCCAGCTACCTGGAG gTCACTCCAGAGTCTGAGAATGACTTTGGGAGCTACAACTGTACTGCTTCCAATGAGATGGGCACAGAATCCAAGGAGTTCCTCCTCATTCAGGCTG atgtcCCATCAGCCCCGTCCCTCGGGGAGGTGGAGCCGTTCTCCAGCTCAGCCAGGGTGGAGTTCCAGGAGCCTGACGCCACCGGGGGTGTACCCATCCTCCAATACCGGGCCGAGTGGAAGACTGTGGGCAGGGGCAGCTGGGTGCAGAGGGTCTATGACGTCCAAGGAG GAGCTCTGAGTGAAGTAACCATCATAGGCCTGAAGCCTGAGACCAACTATGAGGTGAAGATGTCAGCCATCAACGGCAAGGGAGAGGGTGAAACTAGCCCCGCTGTGGTCTTCAAGACAGAGCCTGTCc GGGAACCTGAACCGCCTAAGCTGGAGGGAACACTCCAAACAAAAGGCAACTCCCTCAAAGTCAACTGGCTCAAGCAGGATGATGGAGGCTCACCCATCACACACTACCTAGTCCGCTATAAACCA AAGCATCAGGCCGACTGGAAGCCAGAGATCCGGCTGCCCAGTGGCAGTGAGTATGTGGTTCTGAGCGGACTGGAGTGGAACACGGAGTACAATGTGTTTGTGGTGGCAGAGAACCAGCAGGGGAAGTCCCAACCTGGAACCCTGACCATCAGAACCTCTCCAGAACCCGCTGCCATCCCAG CGACCCAGGGCTGTTCGTCTGTGACATACACTCTGATCTCCCTCGTCCTGTCCATAGTAGCTGTGTTGCTGCTCTCATAG